A region of the Penicillium psychrofluorescens genome assembly, chromosome: 6 genome:
GGAGCACATCGAGAAGGTGCTTCAGCATCTGCGTCTGCTCATCTGGAACTCTGTTTGCCCGCGCTACTCTCCAGACGTCGATCGCCCCTCGGCCGTGCAAGGGCTGGTGATGGAATGCATCAAAACCCTCTGTCGAGAAAAACATGACTCACAGCCAGCAATCCTGTTGTGTCTGGCCGATCTGTCCGATTCGGCGCTCTCGAAATGGAGCCTCGGTGCAGACAGCAGGAGGCCGGCTTTTGTGGCATTCTCCAAAAACGCCATCGATCTCACCAGCTGGTACATCACCGAGTTTGGCATCAAGAAGGACATCTTCTCCAATGGCGCGCTTGCAACGGCTCTCGAACGCCTCAGTGCCCCGATCATGCAGAAGTACATGTGGCAAGGAAAAGACCGCGAACCCTTCCTCTGGCAAAAGGCCACAACCACATCTTTGAATGTCCTGCAGGTGGCAGTCCCCTACGTGGAAAAGCAGTACACCGAAGCCAACCAACCCGAGACTTCCCGGTTCTGGCAATGTGTCGTCGATATCACCCATGGCATCGTGTCAGCCCGCGGCTTCCAGACGCAGCGATTGTCGAACGCGCGCATTCTGGCCGATGAGTCCTTCGACATCTCCGCCTTCATTCGGCTGAAGACACTCATTCTCCCATCGCTaggcgccgccgccatcccaGACTCGATCCGCCGCGACTTTGCCTGCGCACTTTTCcactcctccttcatctACACCCCGCAACGCTTCGatctccccgccgcccgcATCGAGGAAGCGCCTCTAAAGGACTTCTACACTATCCGGCCAGGACGCACCTTCGATCCGCCTCCAACGCTGCGCCCGAAAATCGCTTACGTCCTCATCGATACCCTGTTCGAACTCGCCTCCAGCCCCCATGACAAGAACCCCAACGAACCATCCCCGCACACTCTCCTCGCCCGCTCCATCTCGCcctacctcctcctccgctgcGCCGTCTCGCTCAAGTCATACATCGCAGACCAGCCGCTCCGCGGTCTAATGCCGCAGCCCACGCCAGCCCGCAAGGCTCTCTTACACCTCTTGCTTCATTTGGTCCAGTTAAAGAGCGAGCCGTCTGCTATCCCGGACCCGCCTGCCATTCAGACCGTCTCGGCGGTAGCGTCAAGCGCCAATACGAAGGGTTCTACTTCTGCGCAGCATTCCCATCGACACCTTGAATGGCTGTATCCCCTTGTCGTCGGAGCGGTGCAGGTCGCTGGCAAGGAGCGTGATGATGGGCAGGTCCTTCAAGCTTTGGGGAAGGTGTTGCAGGAACTTGGCCTAGTCTGAGGACGAAGATGTGTAGTGACGGTCAAGCAAGCTGGAGCTGGTTTCATTGTTTCAACGATAAATAGCCTGGAGTTGgattttctctctttctgtctcttcTCTACATTTTCAAGATAGATGTATCTATTTATGTGTGCACTAGCAGTGAAGAATTGTTTGTATGATGATTGAAAAGTATTGGCAAGAGTGAAAGAGCTATTTCGACGCGCAAGTAAACACAAAACAAGGACAGTAGGTTGGTAGACTACAGAGTGATATCATGACATGACCGTGACAAGAAGGGGAGGGGCCTTGTTTCAAGGCAGGGGCGATTGATGGTTATTGAACAGAGCAAACCAATTCCAAGGCGATGAAGGCCTGGTGTACATCCATGCACTGCATTGCGCTGGGCAAACTATGCCGCCGGCGTGGAGACAGTCTGGTTTGCACTTGGCTGCGGCGTAGCAACTGGGACTGATGGTTCTCGGCCCGGCCCTGCAGTGGCAGAGCCCGGAGGCAGagcctgttgctgctgcgctTGCTCGAGCAGGATTTGTTGTTGGAtctgttgctgctgggcgatCTGGGGTGTGGCCGCAATCTCGGGCGCTTGGCGGTAGAGCGCGATTTCGGATTGTTTGAAGTATCGGCGAGCGTCTATAGAAGTGTTGGAATCATGTCAGTCATTATCACATGAGAATAGTGTGAATAAGGCGCTGTCGTACCTTCGTCAATCAGCACCAGGCTAAGGTAGTATCTCGTTGAGTACTTCTTGTTCACATCGCGGAATGTCGGGGTCAGGTCGAACCCGCCGAGGAACAGGCGGATAGGAATGGTTTCGCCTGCGAATGGTCAGCCCCGCTAATCCAGAAGAACTATTTGGAGATGTTAGTTTGACACCCACCTCGTGAAGGCGACCCGTCCATAATCTGCAGATATCCGTATCAGCAACCGCCAGCAACAGTAGACAACCAAGCCCCCAATTCACATACCTCAAAACGCACCAACGTCTCACTCTCATTATATTGATTCGGCGGCGACCCCGTGGTCTCGCGTCGAATAATGGACAGCTCCATGTGCTTGATCTTCAGACGCACGAGCAGGAAATAGATgcggccgacgatgacgTCCTTGAGATGGTACTTGGACTTGGAGTATTCAAACTCAATGTGCAGACAATCCTCGATGCCGACATCCATCTTGATCGGGCTGTTGGTCTCGGGCGGCATGCGGTACGAATACACCCATAGGTCCTTCTCGCGGATGACGTCCTGCATTCGCCGGGACACGGTCACCCGCACGAAGTAGCGCAGCTTGACATTGATGCCATTGTAGGACTCGTACTGCTTCTCGACGTTCTTGAAGTTGAAGGGGAAGTTTTGCGGGTGGAGGAGTTCGCCGGGCGCGGCGAGCTCTTGGACGAGCGAGAGGAATTCGTAGTGGTTGCCGCGGTCGTAGAACATCTCTGTGTGAATAGAATCGATTAGTTTCACGCCATACACTCCTAGATACGGGTGGGAGATACCGATCGTGCCGATGAACTGCACCTTGATGCCAGTGTGCTCCAATCGCTTGCCATCCTTGGGTCTGATGGTCACGGCGCCCTTGACGGACTCGCCGTCCATGTACAGCGGGACACGCTCGCGGCGGTCCTTGTCGAGCTTGACATCGACGGATTGGCGCTCAtcgagatcttcaagaacaaCGTCGATATCGACCGgggtggagaagaagagggacGCCATGGTGCGAGCCCGAGGGTTGATGAGTGGGCATGTAGCTAGCTCGGAGTGACGCCTGGTGATTGGGGTAAAGGTGAAGGCGGGCAGAGTGGGAGATAATGGTTCATGGCGGTGAGAAAAGCAACAACAACCGGTTGTAGTTCAGTTGGTTTAGAGCGTCAGACTGTAATGGAAACATAATATCTGAAAGTCGGCGGTTCAACTCCGCCCAACCggaaatttttttttctttatATTAATTTTTCTGGTTCACTAGATGTTAATGAAGACAAGAATTGGATTTAGATGTCTTTCCATCTGTAATTGATGCCAGAGTGTCGCTGGTCATGAAAACAAGTGTTACACATCATTTGCGTGATTTGGATATACATTTCTGGACTCACTGATCATTTGTGTCAGTTGCTTTCAAGATCTCTCCCTATTTTATACTACGATTCAAATCACAATATGTATACACATCTTTTTTAATACTTTCACTACATGGCGCACCCATCTTCTTTACAATAGCCACCATCTAAATCCTTACTCGAGTGCGAGAAACTTGACTTGCTATGTACTGAAATCTttaacttttttttcttttttttccttttgtAACAGAGATAGGAATGCTCGAAACTCTCACATATGCCGGTCAGGTTATTGAAGTTGCAGATGCTGAGAGGTTCTCAGTAGTAGTAGTTGAGACGAAAGCGCATTGATTTGTGTGACGATCTAGTCAAATTCCGATTGAGTCTCATTTCCATCGAGTCTCCAATGTCATCAAGAAAACCGGTTGTAGTTCAGTTGGTTTAGAGCGTCAGACTGTAATTGAAACATGGTATCTGAAAGTCGGCGGTTCGACTCCGCCCAACCGGATTTTTTTTATTGTTCATTCGGCCGTAATCTCGGCCCAGTAATACCAATCAATTATTTTTTCTCTTACAAGACTTTTTTTGGAATACGACGAATCACGCAGTCCGGACGGACCCCTGCTAATGGTGGTGACAAGAAATAACGAGCCGTCAATTATTGGCCCCATGTCAATTAACTTTGACTACTGTAgcaaaagaaacaaacacTTAAAACTACATAGAACCACCAATGGAA
Encoded here:
- a CDS encoding uncharacterized protein (ID:PFLUO_008944-T1.cds;~source:funannotate), producing MASLFFSTPVDIDVVLEDLDERQSVDVKLDKDRRERVPLYMDGESVKGAVTIRPKDGKRLEHTGIKVQFIGTIGISHPYLGVYGVKLIDSIHTEMFYDRGNHYEFLSLVQELAAPGELLHPQNFPFNFKNVEKQYESYNGINVKLRYFVRVTVSRRMQDVIREKDLWVYSYRMPPETNSPIKMDVGIEDCLHIEFEYSKSKYHLKDVIVGRIYFLLVRLKIKHMELSIIRRETTGSPPNQYNESETLVRFEIMDGSPSRGETIPIRLFLGGFDLTPTFRDVNKKYSTRYYLSLVLIDEDARRYFKQSEIALYRQAPEIAATPQIAQQQQIQQQILLEQAQQQQALPPGSATAGPGREPSVPVATPQPSANQTVSTPAA